One genomic region from Apodemus sylvaticus chromosome 1, mApoSyl1.1, whole genome shotgun sequence encodes:
- the LOC127678830 gene encoding olfactory receptor 13G1-like, whose amino-acid sequence MNGTLVTEFLILGFSEMPHLRVPLLLGFLCLYMAAISGNLLIIVTISASPALHTPMYFFLVNLAVVDILCTSTILPKLLDTMLWGRTISYGGCMAQVFFFTGSMGVELLLFSAMAYDRFVAICCPLHYSTWMGPRVCAFLAGIDWGISLLNTIINTSLVLRLPFCSSNVIEHFFCEIPPLLKLSCAPTQLNEAMAFAADVFFAVGNFSVIILSYGFIVASILKIRSAEGKQRAFSTCSAHLIVVSMYYSTIIYTYIRPSSSYSLSKDKVVSIIYTSVAPTLNPLIYTLRNKDVKVALRRLLSYC is encoded by the coding sequence ATGAATGGGACACTGGTCACTGAGTTCCTCATCCTGGGATTCTCAGAGATGCCTCACCTTCGGGTACCACTTCTCCTTGGCTTCCTCTGCCTATACATGGCTGCAATCTCAGGAAACCTGCTCATTATCGTGACAATCAGTGCCAGCCCAGCCCTGCatacccccatgtacttctttctgGTCAACTTGGCCGTGGTGGACATCCTGTGCACATCCACCATCCTACCCAAGCTGCTGGACACTATGCTGTGGGGAAGGACCATCTCTTATGGGGGCTGCATGGCCCAGGTCTTCTTTTTCACAGGGTCCATGGGGGTAGAGCTTCTGCTCTTCTCAGCTATGGCCTATGACCGCTTCGTGGCCATCTGCTGCCCTCTGCATTATAGTACCTGGATGGGCCCCAGGGTGTGTGCATTCCTGGCTGGCATTGACTGGGGCATCAGCCTGCTTAACACCATCATAAACACAAGCCTGGTGCTACGTCTACCATTCTGCAGCTCCAATGTGATAGAGCACTTCTTCTGTGAGATTCCTCCACTCTTGAAGCTCTCCTGTGCTCCAACGCAATTAAACGAAGCCATGGCCTTTGCAGCAGATGTGTTCTTTGCTGTAGGGAACTTCTCTGTGATCATCCTCTCCTATGGCTTTATTGTGGCCAGTATCCTGAAGATACGCTCAGCTGAGGGCAAGCAACGGGCCTTTTCCACCTGCTCTGCACACCTCATCGTGGTCTCCATGTACTACTCCACCATCATCTACACCTACATTCGCCCTTCATCCAGCTACTCACTGAGCAAGGACAAGGTGGTGTCCATCATCTACACCTCGGTGGCACCCACCTTGAACCCCCTCATCTACACTCTGAGGAACAAGGATGTCAAAGTTGCACTCCGGAGACTTCTGTCCTACTGCTGA